A part of Larkinella insperata genomic DNA contains:
- a CDS encoding J domain-containing protein — MAFIDYYQVLGLDKSASTEDIKKAYRKLARKYHPDLNPNDKEANTKFQQINEANEVLSDPEKRKKYDQYGENWRQAEQFEQARQSGQYANTDGGQRYAGDPYSSSDFSSFFESFFGEQPRGGRQTSFRGQDYTAELHISLQEAYQTHQHTLTVNGKNIRITVPAGIADGQVIKLKGQGGPGANDGPNGDLYITFVIADDPTFKRLNDDLYLTVDLDLYTAVLGGDITIDTLSGKVKLKVSPETQNNTKVRLKGKGFPVYKQDGKFGDLYVTYSVKIPTGLSDKQKELFKELSQL; from the coding sequence ATGGCGTTTATTGATTATTACCAGGTCCTCGGCCTCGACAAAAGCGCTTCGACAGAAGACATTAAAAAAGCGTATCGAAAGCTGGCCCGGAAATACCATCCGGACCTGAATCCCAACGACAAAGAAGCCAACACGAAGTTTCAGCAGATCAACGAAGCCAATGAGGTTCTGAGCGATCCTGAGAAACGAAAAAAATACGACCAGTACGGCGAGAACTGGCGCCAGGCCGAGCAGTTTGAACAGGCCCGCCAGTCGGGGCAATACGCCAATACGGACGGCGGGCAACGGTACGCGGGCGATCCGTATTCAAGCAGCGATTTCTCCAGCTTCTTTGAGTCGTTTTTCGGGGAACAACCCCGGGGCGGGCGACAAACTTCCTTCCGGGGGCAGGATTACACGGCCGAACTGCACATCAGCTTGCAGGAAGCCTACCAGACGCACCAGCACACGCTGACCGTCAACGGCAAAAACATTCGGATTACCGTCCCGGCCGGGATTGCCGATGGGCAGGTGATCAAACTCAAAGGCCAGGGCGGCCCCGGTGCCAACGACGGACCGAACGGCGATTTGTACATTACGTTCGTGATTGCCGACGATCCGACCTTCAAGCGGCTCAACGACGACCTGTACCTGACGGTTGACCTGGATTTGTATACGGCGGTGCTGGGCGGAGACATAACGATCGACACCCTGAGCGGCAAAGTCAAGCTGAAGGTGAGTCCCGAAACCCAGAACAACACGAAAGTTCGGTTGAAAGGTAAAGGTTTTCCGGTGTACAAACAGGACGGAAAATTCGGGGACCTGTACGTGACCTATTCGGTTAAAATCCCAACCGGACTCAGCGACAAACAAAAGGAATTGTTCAAAGAATTATCCCAACTATAA
- a CDS encoding LOG family protein, whose translation MDAEKTVQRSETQDVSQIKKDLPKRDELLLTPDEQRIKEAFQDRNWSEIKIADSWVIFKVMAEFVEGFDKLAKIGPCVSIFGSARTKPDNPYYQMAEEIAAKLVKHGYGVITGGGPGIMEAGNKGAFEQGGKSVGLNIHLPFEQESNIYIDPDKNINFDFFFVRKVMFVKYAQGFIVLPGGFGTLDELFESLTLIQTKKIARFPIVLVGTTFWKGLVDWIEEVMLGQEGNISPGDMKLISLVDTAEDAVKAIDDFYMKYLLKPNF comes from the coding sequence ATGGACGCAGAAAAAACCGTACAGCGGTCGGAAACACAGGATGTTTCCCAAATCAAAAAAGATCTACCCAAACGCGACGAATTACTCCTTACCCCGGACGAACAACGCATCAAGGAAGCGTTTCAGGACCGAAACTGGAGCGAAATAAAAATTGCCGACTCCTGGGTTATTTTCAAGGTAATGGCCGAATTTGTTGAAGGCTTCGACAAACTGGCCAAAATCGGACCCTGCGTGTCGATTTTCGGATCGGCCCGGACCAAACCCGACAATCCGTATTACCAGATGGCCGAAGAAATTGCGGCTAAACTCGTGAAGCACGGCTACGGCGTCATCACCGGCGGAGGACCCGGCATCATGGAAGCCGGTAACAAAGGCGCTTTCGAACAGGGCGGAAAATCCGTCGGCTTGAACATCCACCTCCCCTTTGAGCAGGAAAGCAATATTTACATCGATCCAGACAAGAACATCAACTTCGATTTCTTCTTTGTCCGGAAGGTTATGTTCGTGAAATATGCGCAGGGGTTCATTGTGCTGCCGGGCGGCTTTGGCACGCTCGACGAACTGTTCGAATCGCTCACGCTGATTCAGACGAAAAAAATCGCCCGCTTTCCCATCGTGCTGGTAGGAACAACGTTCTGGAAGGGCCTGGTCGATTGGATCGAAGAAGTCATGCTCGGGCAGGAAGGCAACATCAGCCCCGGCGACATGAAATTGATTTCGCTGGTCGATACGGCGGAAGATGCCGTAAAAGCCATCGATGATTTCTACATGAAGTACTTGCTGAAACCGAATTTCTAA
- a CDS encoding ABC transporter permease, translating to MNLPLWIARRYFFSKRKRSFINLISLVSMLGVGVGTMALVVVLSVFNGMEELNRMIFKTFEADLTISPAQGKRLTVTPGLLQTIQKTGQVNLVTQVIEDNALARYRDGQTVVKLKGIDNSYLQRRQLDTALVEGKLRLQEDGVNYALVAEGVRNALLISIEDLLTPLELWYPQNRKSYTVLSADAFNRGEFAVSGVFFIEDNFNDYVLAPLNVVRELVGYQQNQLSSLELQVKAGVDIDRLKKTLQQQLGGTVEIKDRDDLNPDLFRAIRVEKLFVTVTLAFLVLVASINIFFSLSMLAIEKKDDVAILYAMGASPSLVRRIFLFEGSIVAFIGAIVGLVLGIALCLLQQRFGFVSMGIESSLIDAYPVKLQANDLIITTLIVISVTILVSWFPARKAAAVSKAVDSVQ from the coding sequence ATGAACCTCCCTCTCTGGATTGCCCGGCGGTATTTTTTCTCGAAACGCAAGCGCAGTTTCATCAACCTGATTTCGCTGGTGTCGATGCTCGGCGTGGGCGTAGGCACAATGGCGTTGGTGGTTGTCTTGTCGGTATTCAACGGCATGGAGGAATTGAACCGCATGATTTTCAAAACCTTCGAAGCCGACCTGACCATTTCACCCGCACAAGGCAAGCGCCTGACGGTGACGCCCGGCCTGTTGCAGACCATTCAGAAAACGGGGCAGGTCAATCTGGTTACGCAGGTGATTGAAGACAACGCCCTAGCCCGTTACCGCGATGGTCAAACCGTGGTCAAATTGAAGGGAATTGATAACTCGTACCTGCAACGGCGGCAACTCGACACGGCGCTGGTAGAAGGGAAGTTACGGCTTCAGGAAGACGGGGTCAACTACGCCCTGGTGGCCGAAGGGGTACGGAATGCCCTTTTGATTTCGATTGAAGACTTGCTGACTCCATTGGAGCTCTGGTATCCGCAGAACCGTAAATCCTATACGGTTTTGTCGGCAGATGCGTTTAACCGGGGAGAGTTTGCGGTGTCGGGGGTGTTCTTTATTGAGGATAATTTCAACGATTACGTGCTGGCGCCGTTAAACGTGGTGCGCGAATTGGTTGGCTATCAACAAAATCAGCTATCTTCGCTGGAATTGCAGGTGAAAGCCGGTGTGGATATCGACCGGCTGAAAAAAACGCTGCAGCAGCAACTGGGTGGTACGGTAGAAATCAAGGATCGGGATGATTTGAATCCCGATTTGTTCCGGGCCATTCGTGTCGAGAAATTATTTGTTACCGTTACGCTGGCATTTCTGGTGCTGGTGGCGTCGATCAACATCTTTTTTTCGCTGTCGATGCTGGCAATCGAGAAGAAAGACGACGTCGCCATTTTGTACGCCATGGGCGCATCTCCTTCGCTGGTCCGGCGGATTTTTCTGTTTGAAGGGTCCATTGTGGCTTTCATCGGAGCCATTGTCGGGTTGGTGCTCGGCATTGCGCTGTGCCTGCTGCAGCAACGGTTTGGGTTTGTATCAATGGGCATTGAAAGCTCGCTGATCGACGCGTATCCGGTAAAATTACAGGCAAACGATTTGATTATTACTACGCTCATTGTCATTAGTGTAACCATCCTGGTGTCCTGGTTTCCGGCCAGAAAAGCGGCCGCCGTATCCAAAGCCGTTGATAGTGTACAGTAA
- a CDS encoding DUF6427 family protein, with product MLSFFRVNSTLQIVGLLLLLGLIRLPFLLSPPPLLIPELNWMLVGEQMNNGNLLYRDIWDSVSPLSALVYWLLDLAFGRSHLAYHVAGTAVAAFQVFYFNWVMNVRDIYPDRNWIPGLIYALFLNMSFDCSTLSPTLLSTTFLLLAFGTLVKQMDRRGATDEVFEVGFYISLSALFYLPSALFIIWALMSLLLYTGASFRQHSLLIFGFAFPILLTVLYYYLADSLDDFNRNLLSSVFRVRQYDLTDFQTLAASLFLPFAMGTLGLLSLFRQTTRYVNFQQRCQQIMMIWGLTALVSVGLMPFLAPMLFIIFVPALAFFAAYYFQGIRREFVAELIFTGVFAFTLLILYQGALPLVRNWELGRLSALQVKTSPIDRLIQKQKILVIGEDISAYRNNQVATPYLNWDLAKYDLRSLDNYENVISVYDHLRKDPPRYIIDKENVIKKLFLRAPSLAASYEKTEQDGIYRRKEEALSN from the coding sequence TTGTTAAGTTTTTTTCGGGTTAACTCCACTCTTCAGATTGTCGGCCTGCTGCTGTTGCTCGGTTTAATTCGTCTGCCGTTTCTGCTGTCTCCGCCCCCCCTGCTGATTCCGGAACTGAACTGGATGCTGGTGGGTGAGCAAATGAATAACGGGAATCTGCTTTACCGCGACATCTGGGACAGTGTCAGTCCGCTGTCGGCCCTGGTCTACTGGCTGCTCGATCTGGCATTTGGGCGGTCGCACCTGGCCTACCACGTGGCCGGTACGGCCGTGGCGGCTTTTCAGGTGTTTTATTTCAACTGGGTGATGAACGTGCGCGACATTTACCCTGACCGCAACTGGATTCCGGGCCTGATTTACGCCCTGTTTCTGAACATGTCATTTGACTGCAGTACCCTGTCTCCGACGCTGCTCTCCACGACTTTTCTGCTGCTGGCCTTCGGTACGCTTGTCAAACAGATGGACCGCCGGGGCGCCACCGACGAAGTTTTTGAAGTCGGCTTCTACATCAGCCTGTCGGCCCTGTTTTACCTACCGTCGGCTCTGTTTATCATTTGGGCGCTGATGTCGCTGCTGCTTTATACGGGCGCCAGTTTCCGCCAGCACTCCCTGCTGATTTTCGGGTTCGCTTTCCCGATTCTGCTGACGGTTTTGTATTATTATCTGGCCGATAGTCTCGACGATTTCAACCGCAACCTGCTGTCGTCTGTGTTTCGGGTTCGGCAGTACGATCTGACGGACTTTCAGACGCTGGCGGCCTCGTTGTTCCTCCCTTTCGCGATGGGCACGCTGGGGCTGCTGAGCCTATTTCGGCAAACGACGCGGTACGTCAACTTTCAGCAACGGTGTCAGCAAATCATGATGATCTGGGGGCTAACGGCGTTGGTGTCGGTTGGCTTGATGCCTTTTCTGGCCCCGATGCTGTTTATCATTTTCGTACCGGCGCTGGCTTTCTTTGCCGCTTACTATTTTCAGGGAATTCGCCGGGAGTTTGTGGCGGAACTGATTTTTACGGGTGTTTTTGCGTTTACCCTGCTCATTCTTTACCAGGGCGCGCTGCCGCTGGTGCGGAACTGGGAATTGGGCCGGCTCAGTGCGTTGCAGGTTAAAACATCGCCCATCGACCGGCTCATTCAAAAGCAGAAAATTCTGGTAATCGGCGAAGACATCAGCGCCTACCGGAACAACCAGGTCGCCACGCCTTACCTGAACTGGGACCTGGCCAAGTATGATTTACGGAGTCTGGACAATTACGAAAACGTCATCAGCGTGTACGACCACCTGCGCAAAGACCCGCCCCGTTACATCATCGACAAGGAGAACGTTATTAAAAAGCTTTTTCTGCGCGCACCCTCCCTGGCGGCTTCGTACGAAAAAACCGAACAGGACGGCATTTACCGCCGGAAGGAAGAAGCCCTTAGCAACTGA
- a CDS encoding M1 family metallopeptidase → MFKPLPNSVLFLLLLISSNWALGQTSRSADADKKNPASSTNGPYNPSRTLPHDLIHTRLDLRFDWVRQWVHGKAQLRFKPHFYPQNTLDVDAKGFDIKGVFLLDTLKTGETVFDTLNYTYNDRQKIHILLPRTYTRADTFDIQIAYTAKPNERPMGGSAAISQDKGLYFINHDGAEPGKPRQIWTQGETEANSCWFPTIDTPNEKMTQEIFLTVDNKYRTLSNGKLISATLNPDSSRTDYWRQTLPHAPYLAMVAVGEFAYVKDSLPATPSRGALEVSYYVEPAYESSARAIFGRTPEMVEFFEKKFGVPYVWEKYSQIAVRDFVTGAMENTTATVHGETVQMDERQLVDGNSDDVIAHELAHHWFGNLTTAESWANLPLNEAFATYAEYLWREHKEGVYSADMHGLDDLNQYIAEAETKQEPLIRYHYTDREQMFDSHSYAKGGRVLHLLRKTVGDDAFFESLAVYLKRHRFKTAELSDLREAFEDVTGQDLNWFFNQWFLKPGHAVIKVDKEYRQGGVQLTVLQQQDSTRTPIYRLPVKVDIWVKGQKKSYDVVVDKAKQVLNFQVEQRPDLVLFDADHRIVGTVDQEKNKPELVFQFYHTDNYLDKYESITRLEDKSNLIDSTVRHMMMDAMNDKFWRIRQVATGNFAEYDGQEFTEVERIVQSKARNDAKSLVRQEAINTLASYADNVNDPLFREALNDTSYAVVSSALDSYLMSKPGDASEIASRFENVPNGEIVTAVANHYASSPDTSRYNWFINKMNTMKPQDLYNFLQVFGKYLIRSGADMQRQAIPMLEVMARTSPAYFVRFGAYQVLGLLQDIEGVKSMRKDIRLSERDPKLKEMYEQFKDF, encoded by the coding sequence ATGTTTAAACCTCTCCCAAATAGCGTTCTCTTCCTACTTCTTTTAATCAGCAGCAACTGGGCGCTGGGGCAAACCAGTCGTTCGGCCGATGCCGACAAAAAAAACCCTGCCTCGTCTACCAACGGCCCCTACAACCCGAGCCGCACGCTGCCACACGATTTGATCCACACCCGGCTCGATCTGCGTTTTGACTGGGTGCGCCAGTGGGTGCACGGCAAGGCCCAACTCCGGTTCAAACCGCATTTTTATCCCCAGAATACGCTCGATGTTGATGCCAAAGGCTTCGACATCAAAGGCGTGTTTCTGCTCGATACGCTCAAAACCGGCGAAACGGTATTTGACACCCTGAACTATACCTACAACGATCGTCAGAAGATTCACATCCTGCTGCCCCGGACCTACACCCGCGCCGATACCTTCGACATTCAGATTGCCTACACGGCAAAACCAAACGAACGGCCTATGGGCGGCAGCGCGGCCATTTCGCAGGACAAAGGATTGTATTTTATCAACCACGACGGTGCCGAACCGGGCAAACCCCGCCAGATCTGGACGCAGGGCGAAACCGAAGCCAATTCCTGCTGGTTTCCGACGATCGACACGCCGAACGAGAAGATGACGCAGGAAATCTTCCTCACCGTCGACAACAAGTACCGGACGCTCTCCAATGGGAAACTAATTTCGGCGACCCTCAACCCCGACAGCTCGCGCACCGACTACTGGCGGCAAACGCTGCCCCACGCGCCTTACCTGGCAATGGTGGCCGTCGGTGAGTTTGCCTACGTGAAGGACTCGCTACCCGCGACACCCAGCCGGGGAGCGCTGGAGGTGAGCTATTATGTTGAACCGGCTTACGAAAGTTCGGCCCGCGCCATTTTTGGCCGGACGCCGGAGATGGTCGAGTTTTTCGAGAAAAAATTTGGTGTTCCATACGTCTGGGAAAAATACAGCCAGATTGCCGTGCGGGATTTCGTGACCGGGGCGATGGAAAACACCACGGCGACGGTTCACGGCGAAACCGTGCAGATGGACGAGCGGCAACTGGTGGACGGTAACTCCGACGATGTGATTGCTCACGAACTGGCGCACCACTGGTTTGGCAATTTGACAACCGCCGAATCCTGGGCCAACCTGCCGCTGAACGAAGCCTTTGCCACCTACGCCGAGTACCTCTGGCGCGAACACAAAGAGGGCGTTTACTCGGCCGACATGCACGGTCTGGACGATCTCAACCAGTACATCGCCGAAGCCGAAACCAAGCAGGAACCGCTCATCCGGTATCATTACACCGACCGGGAGCAGATGTTCGACAGCCATTCGTACGCCAAAGGGGGGCGGGTGCTGCACCTGCTGCGGAAAACCGTGGGTGACGATGCCTTTTTTGAATCCCTGGCGGTCTATCTGAAACGCCACCGCTTCAAAACCGCCGAGTTGAGCGACCTGCGTGAAGCGTTTGAGGACGTGACCGGCCAGGACCTGAACTGGTTCTTCAACCAGTGGTTTCTCAAACCTGGCCACGCCGTGATCAAAGTGGACAAAGAATACCGGCAGGGTGGGGTACAGCTTACGGTTCTGCAACAGCAGGATTCGACCCGCACGCCGATTTACCGACTGCCGGTGAAAGTCGATATCTGGGTGAAAGGCCAGAAAAAAAGCTACGACGTGGTGGTTGATAAAGCCAAACAGGTGTTGAATTTCCAGGTCGAACAACGCCCGGATCTGGTCCTTTTTGACGCCGACCACCGGATTGTGGGCACGGTAGATCAGGAAAAAAACAAACCGGAGCTGGTCTTCCAGTTTTACCATACCGATAATTACCTGGACAAATACGAATCGATTACGCGGCTGGAAGACAAAAGCAACCTGATCGACTCGACGGTCCGGCACATGATGATGGACGCCATGAACGACAAATTCTGGCGCATCCGGCAGGTGGCCACCGGCAATTTTGCGGAGTACGACGGGCAGGAATTTACGGAAGTGGAGCGGATTGTACAGAGCAAAGCCCGCAACGATGCCAAATCGCTGGTGCGGCAGGAAGCCATCAACACGCTGGCATCGTACGCCGATAACGTCAACGATCCGTTGTTCCGGGAGGCCCTGAACGACACCTCGTACGCGGTGGTATCGTCGGCGCTGGATTCGTACCTGATGTCGAAACCCGGCGACGCCAGCGAAATAGCCTCCCGGTTTGAGAACGTGCCGAACGGGGAGATCGTGACGGCCGTTGCCAACCACTACGCCAGTTCTCCTGATACCAGCCGCTACAACTGGTTCATCAACAAGATGAACACGATGAAACCGCAGGACCTGTATAACTTCCTGCAGGTTTTTGGTAAATACCTCATCCGCTCCGGGGCCGATATGCAGCGGCAGGCCATTCCAATGCTGGAGGTGATGGCCCGCACCAGCCCGGCTTATTTTGTGCGGTTTGGCGCTTACCAGGTGCTCGGTCTGCTGCAGGACATTGAGGGCGTCAAATCCATGCGCAAGGACATTCGCCTGAGCGAGCGTGATCCGAAACTGAAAGAAATGTACGAGCAGTTCAAGGATTTTTAA
- a CDS encoding chaperone modulator CbpM — protein sequence MQSEEVILVEDYCQKYTIDQTFVLSLADYGLIELVLVEERQCIPFHQLPTVEKFSNLHYDLNINLDGLDVISHLLQRIEAMQEEIRQLKSELATLQ from the coding sequence ATGCAATCGGAGGAGGTGATTCTTGTGGAAGATTACTGCCAGAAATACACAATTGACCAAACATTCGTGCTTTCCCTGGCCGATTACGGACTCATTGAATTGGTGTTGGTAGAGGAGCGACAATGCATCCCGTTTCATCAGTTACCAACCGTCGAGAAATTCAGTAACCTGCATTACGACCTAAATATTAATCTGGACGGCCTGGATGTAATCAGCCACCTGTTGCAGCGAATTGAAGCCATGCAGGAAGAAATCCGGCAGCTGAAAAGCGAACTGGCAACGCTTCAGTAA
- the rpiB gene encoding ribose 5-phosphate isomerase B, producing MKPSVAVGADHAGFAYKQEIVAWLEKEGYLTKDFGTYSETSADYPDFAHPVAMAVEAKQFDWGVLVCGSGNGVAITANKHQGIRAALCWLPELAELARQHNNANVLCLPERYISAEEALECVKRFLTTDFEGGRHEKRVGKISC from the coding sequence ATGAAACCCTCTGTTGCTGTTGGCGCCGATCATGCCGGCTTTGCGTATAAACAGGAAATTGTGGCCTGGCTGGAAAAAGAAGGCTACCTAACGAAAGACTTCGGTACCTACTCGGAAACCTCCGCCGATTACCCGGATTTTGCGCACCCGGTAGCAATGGCCGTGGAAGCCAAACAATTCGATTGGGGAGTTCTGGTTTGCGGCAGCGGCAACGGGGTAGCCATCACGGCCAACAAACACCAGGGCATCCGGGCCGCTCTTTGCTGGCTTCCCGAACTGGCTGAACTGGCCCGGCAACACAACAATGCCAACGTCCTCTGCCTCCCGGAGCGCTACATTTCGGCGGAAGAAGCGCTGGAGTGTGTCAAACGGTTTTTAACGACCGACTTCGAAGGCGGGCGGCACGAAAAGCGCGTCGGTAAAATCAGTTGCTAA
- the rbfA gene encoding 30S ribosome-binding factor RbfA — protein MESKRQQKVARLLQKDLSEIFQRDSRHLFNGAFITVTNVRVSPDLSIARVYLSFLATPNKEMLLDMIKERGRSIRQQLADRVRHQLRIIPELHFFLDDTAEYAAKMDALFANLDIPPAPEEDDEE, from the coding sequence ATGGAATCGAAACGACAACAGAAAGTAGCGAGGTTACTGCAGAAAGATCTGAGCGAAATCTTTCAGCGCGATAGCCGGCACCTGTTCAACGGGGCGTTCATCACCGTGACGAACGTACGTGTGTCGCCCGACCTGAGCATTGCGCGGGTGTACCTGAGCTTTCTGGCTACTCCCAATAAGGAAATGCTTCTGGATATGATCAAGGAAAGGGGCCGCTCGATCCGCCAGCAACTCGCTGACCGGGTTCGTCACCAGCTCCGGATCATCCCGGAACTGCACTTTTTCCTCGACGATACGGCCGAATACGCGGCTAAAATGGATGCTCTTTTTGCTAACCTGGATATTCCGCCTGCCCCGGAAGAGGATGATGAGGAATAA
- a CDS encoding ComEA family DNA-binding protein: MKKVVALLRDYFGVSQQEARGMFVLLLFTGLLLLLPVAYRLFVPDQVPDTSEADRRQLDSLVALLEVDKTVSEDRDANRPGRYEPAVASEKAERFAFNPNAIDAGSWQRLGAPRWLAERIVRYRSKGGRFRQKEDLLKIYDFSPEFYAELEPYIQLAAESRADKPYEHRERYARKKDLGDKPYPSGRPTYSGERLAKPVLQPFDINTADTTDLIKLRGIGSKLAGRIIKFRDGLGGFVSADQYAEVFGLDSLALEELNKYGRVLSPVKKLAINTATAEELDRHVYLSKRQAEIIVNYRAQHGPFVSPESLRTIRVLDAKTIERLKPYLEF, translated from the coding sequence ATGAAGAAAGTCGTAGCGCTGCTCCGGGATTATTTCGGCGTGTCGCAGCAGGAAGCCCGGGGAATGTTTGTGCTGCTGTTGTTCACGGGTTTGCTGTTGCTACTGCCAGTGGCCTACCGCCTGTTTGTGCCGGACCAGGTTCCGGATACCTCCGAAGCCGACCGGCGACAGCTCGATAGCCTGGTTGCCCTGCTGGAGGTCGACAAAACCGTTTCGGAAGACCGGGATGCCAACCGGCCGGGCCGCTACGAACCCGCCGTTGCGTCGGAAAAAGCCGAACGGTTTGCCTTCAACCCCAATGCTATTGATGCCGGAAGCTGGCAGCGACTGGGCGCGCCCCGCTGGCTGGCCGAACGCATTGTCCGGTACCGTTCCAAGGGCGGACGGTTTCGCCAGAAAGAAGATTTGCTGAAAATCTACGACTTCTCACCGGAGTTTTACGCTGAGCTCGAACCGTACATCCAGCTTGCCGCTGAAAGCCGGGCGGATAAACCGTACGAGCACCGCGAGCGGTATGCCCGCAAGAAGGACTTGGGTGATAAACCCTATCCGTCCGGCAGACCGACTTATTCGGGTGAACGGTTGGCGAAACCGGTTCTGCAACCGTTCGACATCAACACCGCCGATACCACTGATTTGATAAAACTGCGGGGAATTGGCTCCAAACTGGCGGGGCGAATCATCAAGTTTCGCGACGGTCTGGGCGGGTTTGTCTCGGCGGATCAGTATGCCGAAGTGTTCGGGCTGGATTCGCTGGCCCTGGAAGAGCTGAACAAATACGGTCGGGTTCTATCGCCGGTTAAAAAACTGGCGATCAACACCGCCACCGCCGAAGAACTCGACCGCCACGTCTACCTGTCGAAACGACAGGCGGAAATTATTGTAAACTACCGGGCGCAGCACGGGCCGTTTGTCTCGCCCGAGTCACTGCGCACAATCCGGGTGCTCGATGCCAAAACCATCGAACGACTAAAACCGTACCTGGAATTTTAG
- a CDS encoding Nif3-like dinuclear metal center hexameric protein translates to MLVSELTAFLTSFFNTVRYPPDEQGGVYERPNAAASDRPLHRLGLALEPGPDLPAWLHENRIDALWLHRPWQLDPSVLPPDFPVLFHHLPFDEHLTIGYNHPLADALGMSWTATRIPEVLGTKQAPGFPVRPIGMIGPVVELDFTGWCHRIAEQFGGYDEAKAGHQNRPERIAVVGAMNDALVREAAARGAGLYVTGQYRKSAQKAVDETGMAVLAVGHRRSEEWGLRMLAEILRNHGFVALVTP, encoded by the coding sequence ATGCTGGTATCGGAGCTGACTGCGTTTCTTACGTCATTTTTCAACACCGTTCGCTATCCGCCCGACGAACAGGGCGGTGTGTATGAGCGGCCCAATGCTGCCGCTTCGGACCGGCCGCTTCATCGCTTGGGGCTGGCGCTCGAACCGGGGCCGGATCTGCCAGCGTGGCTGCACGAAAACCGCATTGACGCGCTCTGGCTCCACCGCCCCTGGCAACTTGATCCGTCGGTTTTACCGCCTGACTTTCCGGTTTTGTTTCATCACCTGCCCTTTGATGAGCACCTGACGATTGGCTACAATCACCCACTGGCGGATGCGCTGGGAATGTCGTGGACGGCTACCCGCATTCCGGAAGTTCTGGGCACCAAACAGGCACCCGGCTTTCCGGTTCGCCCCATCGGCATGATCGGACCGGTTGTAGAGCTTGATTTTACCGGCTGGTGCCACCGGATTGCGGAACAGTTTGGCGGCTACGACGAAGCGAAAGCGGGCCACCAAAATCGCCCGGAACGGATTGCCGTTGTCGGGGCTATGAACGATGCGCTGGTGCGGGAAGCGGCTGCGCGGGGGGCCGGCCTGTACGTGACCGGGCAATACCGCAAAAGCGCGCAGAAAGCCGTTGATGAAACCGGCATGGCCGTACTGGCCGTCGGCCACCGGCGTAGCGAGGAATGGGGCCTGCGGATGCTGGCGGAAATACTCCGAAACCACGGATTCGTTGCCTTAGTGACACCGTAA